The region AAACGTTGGCCCAGAACCCTCCTCCCCcaattaccccaacccaatgaccaatctgcaactccctaaggtgtcacgtggggtgcatcttcaaaaagcctcatcCAGTTGGTATGCAGAGTCAGTCGGTTGACCTTGATCAAGTCCAAACAccggccatcagcatgcgcagaagatggtcagaactaatttgtaatttaataaatttatatgctgcccaatcccgcaggaccccgggcggcttacaaacacaagagtaaaataaaataaaatataggggaAAAACAAAAACGGATTTAAAACAATACACCCTGCACTCAAGCCTagatgggggctggacctcattcctgaagtcaacagccccaggcctgccggaatagccaggttttagtggctttttggaaggccgagagggtggggagggtccggatttctgcgggtagatcgttccacagggccggagcagctacagagaaggccctcccccgaggggccgccagccggcattgtccggttgacggcacccggaggaggcccagactgtaagatcttatcggccgttgggaggtatgtggcaggaggcggtttcgCAGATaaccaggtcctaggccatgtagggttttaaaggtaatgaccagcaccttgaagcgcgtccggagaccgatgggaagccagtgcagctcgcggaggataggtgtaacatgggtgtatctaggtacacccgatatcgctcacgcggctgcattctggaccaactgtagtctctgaacactctcaggggcagccccatgtagagcgcattgcagtagtcaaggCTTGAGGTGAACTAAACCCCTCTAGACAAACAACCAGAAATTCCCCAATTCAAATACCTCAAGCCCCCTCCCTTCCTgttttctatggcagccaatagcaagcaagcaaagtagaggctgacactctggctgtatcttaacagaacacccgcCCCCCGTCAAGGGGTGTTATGGAtgccttacccccacagtatttgtttcccagaaagtaagtcatcggtgtaccaagtttgattgaagttgctccaggcgttccagagttatgctggacacacacacagagacaccccCAGACATACAATGTATTTCTTTGCTCTTTAGATTGATTGATCCTTTTCTGTTGCATTTGGTTCCCAGGTTTCCATGAGAAGGACGGCAAAGCCTATTGTCGCAAAGATTACTTCGATATGTTCGCCCCCAAATGTGGTGGCTGCGCCCGGGCCATTTTGGAGAACTATATCTACGGCCTTGAACACCCTCTGGCACCCTGAGTGCTTCGTTTGCCGGGTAAGCCACTCCCCCGCGAtgctttccttttttccattctaacatttccaacattttggaagTAAATGATTTCTCCCGTTTAACAACGGAGGCTAAAGTAATCCAGGTGTAGTCCCCGACTTACCATCATTAATTTAgtcaccgttcaaagttgcagCGGCGACGAAAAAgggggacttatgaccgtttcccacacttacgaccgttgtagcaaccacccatgatcatgtgatcaaaattcaggctcttttggcaactggctcatatttatgacggttgcaatgtcccgaggttacgtgatccccttttgcaaccttctgcccaTGGGAAGGCTGATTTGCTAGTCCACCATGTGAGTAGCTTAACTAcctcagtgattcatttaacactgTGAAATGGAAGGttgttaaaatggggcaaatcccACTTCAgagctgtctcgcttagcgaaCGCAAATTTTGGCCTCCATTGCGATCGTAATTCAAAGACTCCCATGCATAATCAAATTTTTTTGGACGCAAGTCTGTGGGATAAAACCCAGAGTTATTTTCAGAAACATTTaccgtattttcggagtataagacgtacctcccccccccccaaaagagggtgaaaatttgggtgcgtcttatactctgaatgtagcccacccacccaccagcccgcACCCTTTGGCTCTGCCCTCCctgcaatttacctccttgcagcaaagggggaaaatgcggcttgcggaggctgcaataaACTCTAGTAGTCCCTGCAGCCtgaacagctgatgatcaggagaaattgaaagtgaaacttgctgtttgctccatggcaaattgctgggaggcagaggagatttttttttcgtgtgctaatcaggctgtttgctgcaaggaggtaagtcaacaactataaatgcctatagaatgttcaaattattagacttattttaaaagactgctttattattattctagacatcttaacagaatgaagaagctttttaaaataaatgcttgatctgaagaggcccagtgctattgtcttAAAAGTGCTATTCATTTAAACAGCAGAGAATAacatacttccagaaagcacatcaattttaacagcatctgtacaagtgtagtctgaaatataacactacaaaccaggggtgggttgctaatcccgttccaaccagttcggttggaacggggccagcggcatcctcgcgcacgcgcgcaagttcacgcatgcgtcttagcccctgcgcgatgctccagctgttcgcggagactcgcgcaggcgctgtatgtgccatccagctgctcgcggagaatcacataggcgctgtatgtgccatgcgcctgcgtggaagtgcagaagccttcaaagaccggtaaggagcgcgggcgggcgggtgggcccttcgccgttcctggaagttacttacttccgggttcgctgaccaaaccggttcacggggaccgcccgcgaaccagttgaaaccccaCCTGCTACAAtggtgtatattgtctgtactgtttgcggcaaggaggcagatatttttcccttgttttcctccccaaaagctaggtatgTGTTATACTTTAGAAtgttcttatactccaaaaatacagtaatcctcTGGTGGAATACTACGTTTCTTCCATTGTAaaagcaatccttgccgccgttaTTATGTGTAACCTCAAGTACTTTTGACTTTCTATTGTCTTTCGCCTCAATTATTCCCCAGGAGAAACAATCCTGGTTCGAATTCTGTTTGACGTTTGGTCAATTCCTTTGCAGGAATGCTTCAACCCCATTCATCAACGGCAGCTTCTTCGAACACGACGGGCAGCCCTACTGCGAAGTGCATTACCACGAGCGCCGTGGCTCGCTCTGCTCCGGCTGCCAGAAGCCCATCACGGGCCGCTGCATCACCGCCATGGCGAAGAAAAATTCCACCCGGAACATTTCGTCTGTGCCTTCTGTCTCAAGCAACTCAACAAGAACCGTTCAAAGAGCAGAATGACAAGCCTATTGTCAGAACTGCTTCCTGAAACTCTTCTGTTGAGGTTCACCTCGCCACCATCCATGGTGTCTTCTTCTCCTGCCAGGAAACCCTcgccttgtttttttgttttttgctgccGGGTCGTCCCCCGTCCAGCAACTTCAGCGGGTTGAtgtaggagaggaggaggaagaggaagtgtgtgtgtgtgtgtgtgtgaatgagatGCTCGCAGATGCTCTAGGAAGGTGGAGGATCATCCAGAGAAAAGAGGCAACAGGGGACTATGGAGGTTGGATCTTCTCCAACGTCTCCTCCGTTGGAGAACATGGGGACCACACCTCCCGGAATTCTGAGCCAGCTTCGCTTTTTTGGGGAGCTGTTGGGATGCTAAGATGCCAAGGTTTGGAAGATGTCCAAGAAGTCCGAAGAGATATTTGAGTAGGAAGATGGGACGTTATGACGTCTGAGAGACACAAAGGACGTTGGGGTGGCTATGGTGGACATGGGGTTAAGGAGACAAACGGGGAATAAGAGTTGCCTCCAAGGAAGGTAGAGAGCTGGACTCTCCAATTTTGGCAAtgtttaagacttctggactttcactttccccagaattctccagccagccacagggaattctgggagctgaagcccacaaggtcttaaaaagttgccaagtttggagacccctgagagagaagagaggatgaAAACATCTGGTGTGGAGTTTGGAGACCCACCAGGGCAAAATGGTTGTAAAAATCGTCTGTCTTGCTGGAGCGATGAAAATTCTGGTGTTCATTCCCGTCGTAAGTCGAGGTCTGGTTATATTTTGTGGCCGCGCCCGAGAGAAGGGAGAAGTTTTAAAACCACGAATTTTGactatatgtatattttttattctCCTCCAGCTCATCTCTCGTGCCTGTGTAAGACTCTTCCCCAAGAGATGACCTTCTGAGCAATAATTCAAAAACTTTTTACACCGACGTAACAATTTCGTAAAAGCTTTGCTATTCTGCTCAAGAGCCGTTCCCCCCTCCCGCTTCCCGGGGTGTTTTGATTGTGAGAAAAAAcacaacctgttttttttttgctaattcaGCCGAATGCTGTGTGTTTGGGTGAAGAATGTggcgtgattttttttttttttaacactgggTCTTGActgcataacaaaaaaaaatttaagCTTTTAAATCTCTTATATGGAAATTTTAGTTTTATGAACAATTTTTCGACGGATGCTTTATATAAGTATCTGGTATTTTTCCCGGGCAGGGCCCTAAGCTTTGATGGTTCCTGTCTTTACGAGCCTtgatgctttctttaaaaaaccaactattaattatatatatataaatatatatatataatatatataaaaatcttttttaaactgGGGGGGGTCGGAGAAGTGGAATCTATTAGGAGTGtgtgtatatttttctttctttctttctttctttctttctttctttctttcttctcttttcgcTTATTAAGTAGTTTTGTACGGATCAACTGGAATGGAAATTGGCCTCACGATGGCGGAAATGTCTTCCCACAGCGCTGGccttgaaacagggatgagcagcgccccctagagtcggcggCGATTAGCggaataaaatctgcagggattccattaccttccctttccattttttccccttttgtttccAAAGCCTGAATTTGGGCTGAAGGCTCTTCAAAAATCCCGCCTGTTTTATCTCGCTTTCAGCCTGAGAAGGCCCATCAAACGGTTTGATGTGTtaggacaaaaaaataaataaacaaatgtgcCTTTCCCctcattttctgtgttttttaaaattaaaattcttttgAGGTGGGCTATTCTACATTACTGTAACTTGGGCATAtagacagttttttaaaaaaattaatattttcctgTGCTTTActcccttaaaaaaaacaaaaacgacaTAACCCTTTAAGTGCCTCAAAATGAAGTGGCTCGTGATGAAAACTTCAGCTGTTCTGCTCAGGAAGAGAAGGGGCGGTTTTCCTGTGGAAttatatctctctccccccccacccctctctccatTTTCTTGTATTCTTTTTTGCAATGTGTTGTTCCCCCTTCTTAAAAGTCCCTCTGATGATGCTAAATAAAAGATTTGGAGACAAGCTTGGGGTGTCGTTTGTGGCTTAGAACAGCCAGTCCCCCccaactggtggtccgtagaCCACTGGGGGTTCTCGAGAAAATTTGGGTGGTCCGcggaaaattatttgcattttttttttattaaatgtgtttttattttccatttcatttcgtacagtcacatatatactgtgcataaccggggccatataacattaaacaataaacacagccattcctcttgtcgacaatacttccaaaaatagaaacccaatgtacctcttcgaccctccatacaccctttctttcacccccctccaacttcccttcttccctccatcattcccctctaccctacttcccctcccccgctaccactcctctctcccgatacactccctcccttccttctcccccgccctccagtcctctctctcgccctcgctacccctctttcttctatccctctactcctcccttcggtgtatttctacaatctattaatatattcagcttgtcctatttttacagtggaattaaagagaaacagtatacaagtgccgtcatgtcactttaaaatctagcacatactttGCATTTTTGATATTGTGCTAAAtcgggtcctcaaactacggcccctgggacggatacgtgcaatgaacgcttgtgttgctgcagagagtctcccccttcggggtctttttgtgggggtcggaggggggcagaaattccaacttggggtctgctttgccctcctggtggggggctttgggcgaaggctggagggaagcaccgttggtggggaagagccggagggcctcgttccggtgggactgcatcatggcctggaactggctgaccatctcagcccactgagcctccaggcgccggcacctggccctTGCCCTCCCGCAGATCTTCCCCTCTGCTTGgaaccattccggtacagtgctctagAGGGTCCACTCGCCCGCACTcattccttatctgtatttgaaggaaacaggcCATCTGTGCACACTCCCGCAGCGTTAtggcgcctgcacaatgctccgccaagcaggtggagcgtcgcggaggcgttgcaggaggtaaggaccctcaggcaactgcttcctattggagCCTtaaaggagcccgggcgggcaggtgaggagtggctgggaggtgaGGGGCGGTGCGTGTGTTATGTGGAGGCCGcgaggccccgttgcaccgtacgtTTGCACCGGGATCCCTAACCCATCACTGATCCCTAGGATGTTTTATTTCTTAGTtatctattaaatttatttgcatcTGAATTCTTGCTCCTCCGCTCATCTATGGGGTTAGAAAAACACAAACGAAACCAGCTTTTCCAACCGACAACAACACCTTTTCCAAACCGCCAAACTCCGGATCAGCTGTATGAGAGCTGTAAGCAagggaatttcattttattttttaaattttttaaagaatatttttatgatgcaatttcattttgcaacaactctataaatatatatatatatatatatatatatatatatatatatatatatatatatatatatattatatatatatatatatatatatatatatatagagagagagagagagagagagagagagagagagagagagagagagagagattagatatagatatagatatgttgcCTTGttaacatttgtgttgtatttggggacagagaatggaagcaggacttaatggttaacacatctgctaagATGCAATCAGCACAgattccaatcccagtaagggtatggctagctgatgagagctaaatagcttgaaatagatctatactaatctccctttatttatttatcagcacaaacacacacaatgtaacaaaggcaacagtaaaaatattgggtttctgtctggatggtcccttatgacgagctgatggacagagaatggaagcagttttttttaaaaaatgtcattgtcaatt is a window of Thamnophis elegans isolate rThaEle1 chromosome 13, rThaEle1.pri, whole genome shotgun sequence DNA encoding:
- the PXN gene encoding LOW QUALITY PROTEIN: paxillin (The sequence of the model RefSeq protein was modified relative to this genomic sequence to represent the inferred CDS: inserted 2 bases in 2 codons; deleted 4 bases in 3 codons), whose protein sequence is PEHFFCAQCGAFFGPEGFHEKDGKAYCRKDYFDMFAPKCGGCARAILENYITALNTLWHPECFVCRECFTPFINGSFFEHDGQPYCEVHYHERRGSLCSGCQKPITGRCITAMAKKFHPEHFVCAFCLKQLNKNXFKEQNDKXYCQNCFLKLFC